From Miscanthus floridulus cultivar M001 chromosome 15, ASM1932011v1, whole genome shotgun sequence, the proteins below share one genomic window:
- the LOC136507186 gene encoding LOW QUALITY PROTEIN: uncharacterized protein (The sequence of the model RefSeq protein was modified relative to this genomic sequence to represent the inferred CDS: deleted 2 bases in 1 codon; substituted 1 base at 1 genomic stop codon) has translation MRHTNTIYRQGDFCPLLDAINILSVKIVSLDVDFPIHVYGNGTVIGRDSLDSKCFYVFRRDRDNCQVRNSRDQPLILEGPKRGLVLLDDIFXVIEIDLKIRDVEGLDEQVKDRELSKGFVKIRGSRSIVKCPVESKSLATRLSTVEVSCSFVKDGLEALVAIEVLKGSFSGKITACTSNIPHNLLLHDSKLCGKKARGVEGVIQLLQPVITVGVRDMLVIVIETSDGTSKHAIEFIPRYSTTEEDVIAVGTTKMRIKVSWSVLHW, from the exons ATGAGACATACCAACACGATCTACAGACAGGGCGATTTCTGTCCGCTGCTTGACGCAATAAACATTCTCTCCGTGAAGATAGTATCCTTGGATGTTGATTTCCCAATACATGTCTATGGTAATGGTACTGTCATCGGCAGAGACTCCCTTGACAGCAAGTGTTTTTATGTCTTCCGCCGCGATAGAGATAATTGCCAAGTCAGAAACTCTAGGGA CCAACCGTTGATCTTGGAGGGCCCAAAACGAGGACTCGTGCTGTTAGATGATATATTC TGAGTGATTGAGATCGATCTGAAGATAAGAGATGTGGAGGGTCTTGATGAACAGGTCAAGGACAGAGAACTCAGTAAAGGGTTTGTAAAGATCAGGGGCAGTCGGAGCATTGTGAAATGCCCTGTTGAAAGTAAATCTCTTGCTACCAGGCTCAGTACTGTTGAGGTGAGCTGTTCATTCGTGAAAGATGGCCTTGAGGCTCTTGTTGCTATTGAAGTTTTAAAGGGATCATTCAGTGGGAAAATCACTGCCTGCACTTCCAACATCCCGCATAATCTCCTTCTTCATGATAGCAAACTTTGCGGTAAGAAGGCTCGTGGCGTTGAAGGAGTTATCCAGCTTTTGCAGCCTGTCATTACTGTCGGTGTGAGAGACATGCTGGTAATTGTAATCGAGACTAGTGATGGCACTTCTAAGCACGCCATCGAGTTTATTCCAAGGTACAGCACTACTGAAGAAGATGTTATTGCTGTTGGAACCActaagatgcgcatcaaggtttcCTGGTCTGTACTGCATTGGTAA
- the LOC136508509 gene encoding endonuclease III homolog 1, chloroplastic-like, with translation MHLALLLPRIRLSPAAMPSTRSASASRLLVRADLNPVVREVKRESSVSFDISKPEATASVKRKRVKRELEVNGEHHKKQVRIVPDIEDFRYEKTKTLTSSSKATASLVKVVKKVRVSSVIKVGAPDNWEAVLGGIKSMRLSGGAPVDTKGCEKAGSLLPPKERRFAVLISTMMSSQTKDEVNHAAVERLSENGLLDPDAIVRTDQTTLANLIKPVGFYQRKAQFIKEASKICLERFGGDIPDSLNELLALRGVGPKMAHLVMSIAWKNTQGICVDTHVHRISNRLGWVFREGTKQKTMTPEQTRISLEKWLPKDEWEPINPLLVGFGQTICTPLRPKCDKCGINNLCPSAFKESSSPNPKQKKTRSP, from the exons ATGCACCTCGCTCTCCTCCTCCCCCGCATTCGTCTCTCGCCGGCCGCCATGCCCAGCACccgctccgcctccgcctccaggCTGCTGGTCCGCGCCGACCTCAACCCAG TTGTACGAGAAGTCAAACGTGAATCCAGTGTTTCTTTTGACATTTCAAAGCCTGAAGCAACTGCTTCTGTTAAGAGGAAAAGGGTGAAGCGAGAACTTGAAGTAAACGGGGAGCATCATAAGAAGCAG GTTCGTATTGTCCCTGACATCGAGGATTTTCGATACGAAAAGACCAAAACATTGACATCGTCAAGTAAGGCAACAGCATCTTTGG TCAAGGTGGTAAAAAAGGTCAGAGTTTCTTCAGTTATAAAAG TTGGAGCTCCAGATAACTGGGAGGCAGTTCTTGGAGGCATTAAAAGCATGAGGTTATCTGGTGGAGCCCCCGTAGATACGAAGGGCTGTGAAAAAGCTGGTTCTCTCCTTCCACCCAAG GAAAGAAGATTTGCAGTTCTGATATCAACTATGATGTCAAGCCAGACAAAAGATGAAGTTAACCATG CTGCTGTGGAACGCCTCTCTGAAAACGGTTTACTTGATCCCGATGCTATAGTGAGGACTGATCAGACCACACTTGCAAATCTTATCAAACCT GTCGGATTCTATCAGAGAAAGGCACAGTTCATAAAAGAAGCTTCTAAAATTTGTCTTGAACGTTTTGGAGGGGATATTCCAGATTCTTTGAATGAGCTGCTTGCTCTGAGAGGAGTTGGCCCTAAAATGGCTCATTTG GTGATGAGCATTGCTTGGAAGAATACTCAAGGAATCTGTGTTGACACTCATGTGCATCGCATTTCTAACCGACTTGGGTGGGTTTTTCGGGAAGGAACAAAACAG AAAACTATGACACCGGAACAGACAAGAATTTCTCTAGAGAAATGGCTACCCAAGGATGAGTGGGAACCTATAAATCCATTACTG GTTGGATTTGGGCAAACTATCTGTACTCCACTGAGGCCCAAATGCGACAAGTGTGGCATCAATAACCTTTGCCCTTCTGCTTTTAAGGAATCATCAAGCCCAAATCCAAAGCAAAAGAAAACAAGGTCTCCATAG